A single genomic interval of Rhodopseudomonas palustris harbors:
- a CDS encoding TonB-dependent receptor, translated as MSNFKNNKNRLYLGVAAGVVTATVASLSASPVRAQEAERRVLPPVSVDAPQQRARSATRTAQPRATPQRAARVAPRRAAEPPPPPAAPPTTMGSTRTIGAPAPAYAGGQVAQGGTLGLLGATSVMNTPFSTVNFTSQLIEDQQARTAADTLINDSSVRTTTSSNGFDDTFIIRGFPVNATDVGLNGLYGLSSSQRVPAQIIERIELLKGPGALINGIAPSGAVGGGINIVTKRATDEPFSRLTPFFMSAANYGLHLETSQRFGANKEWGVRFNGVGRNGEASIRDGNFQSGLGAVAIDYRGDRLRWTLDLFSQNDNTDNFRPQISLLPTATAIPAPPDARSNWYPDTRLRQKDNTAATALEYDLTNWLTAYAGVGYRDGSNYQTFPRSATAVDALGNFQVQNTYYDSYSKTVSGNVGFRSRFDTGFIGHKLNVAYTGFFQEAGNAYIQGGTTASNIYNPAPLPAVTLDRYSPRHASDSTLTSVAVVDTMSFLNESVLLTLGGRHQMVKQESYATTGTNIGALTSTYDASATTPLAGIVVKPWTNVSLYANYAEGLTRGTIVGGNFSNAGTILAPYKSKQQEAGVKVDWGTITTTAAVFQIARPSLITTAANAQAYDGEQRNRGLELNLYGLILPGLRGMASATFINPELTNPTDPTQRGNAAAGVPDKAFSAGLDWDTPWVRGLALNGRVIHTGSAYLTTANTLSFPGWTRLDIGARYTTTALTGKPVTFRANIENVTGETYWLTTGTYVTVGAPRTYLLSAAFDF; from the coding sequence GTGAGCAACTTCAAGAACAACAAGAATCGTCTTTACTTGGGCGTCGCGGCGGGCGTCGTCACGGCCACTGTGGCGAGCCTGAGTGCGTCGCCAGTGCGGGCGCAGGAAGCCGAGCGGCGCGTGCTGCCGCCGGTCTCGGTCGATGCGCCGCAGCAACGCGCTCGGTCTGCCACGCGCACCGCGCAGCCGCGCGCTACGCCGCAGCGCGCCGCGCGGGTGGCGCCGCGCCGAGCTGCCGAACCGCCGCCGCCTCCAGCCGCGCCGCCGACCACGATGGGTTCGACCCGCACCATCGGCGCGCCGGCGCCGGCCTATGCGGGCGGCCAGGTGGCGCAGGGCGGCACGCTCGGCCTGCTCGGCGCGACCAGCGTGATGAACACGCCGTTCTCAACCGTCAACTTCACCTCGCAGCTGATCGAAGACCAGCAGGCGCGCACCGCCGCCGACACGCTGATCAACGACTCGTCGGTGCGCACCACGACCAGCAGCAACGGTTTCGACGACACATTCATCATTCGCGGCTTCCCCGTGAATGCCACCGACGTCGGCCTTAACGGTCTGTACGGGTTGTCGTCGTCGCAGCGCGTTCCGGCCCAGATCATCGAGCGGATCGAGTTGCTCAAGGGTCCAGGCGCGCTGATCAACGGCATCGCGCCCAGCGGAGCCGTCGGCGGCGGCATCAACATCGTCACCAAGCGTGCTACTGACGAGCCGTTCTCGCGACTAACGCCGTTCTTCATGAGCGCGGCGAATTACGGACTGCATCTCGAAACCAGCCAGCGGTTCGGCGCCAACAAAGAGTGGGGCGTTCGTTTCAACGGCGTTGGTCGTAACGGTGAAGCCTCGATCAGAGACGGAAATTTCCAGTCGGGTCTGGGTGCGGTGGCGATCGACTATCGCGGCGATCGGCTTCGCTGGACGCTCGATCTGTTCTCGCAAAACGACAACACCGACAACTTCCGCCCGCAGATCAGCCTGCTGCCGACCGCCACTGCGATTCCGGCTCCGCCTGATGCACGCAGCAATTGGTATCCCGACACGAGGCTGCGCCAGAAGGACAACACGGCCGCGACCGCTTTGGAATACGACCTGACCAACTGGCTGACCGCCTATGCGGGCGTTGGCTATCGTGATGGCTCGAACTACCAGACCTTCCCGCGCTCGGCGACGGCGGTCGATGCGCTGGGCAATTTCCAGGTTCAGAACACCTATTACGATTCCTACAGCAAGACCGTGAGCGGCAATGTCGGCTTCCGGTCGCGGTTCGACACCGGGTTCATCGGCCACAAGCTCAACGTCGCCTATACCGGATTCTTCCAGGAGGCGGGCAACGCCTACATCCAGGGCGGCACGACCGCGTCCAATATCTACAACCCGGCACCGCTTCCGGCGGTGACACTCGACCGATACTCGCCGCGGCACGCCTCCGATAGCACGCTGACCAGCGTCGCGGTGGTCGACACCATGTCGTTCCTGAACGAGTCGGTGCTGCTGACGCTCGGCGGTCGTCATCAGATGGTGAAGCAGGAGAGCTACGCCACAACCGGCACCAACATCGGCGCGTTGACGTCGACTTACGACGCCAGCGCTACGACACCGCTCGCCGGTATCGTCGTCAAGCCGTGGACGAACGTGTCGCTGTATGCCAACTACGCCGAGGGTCTCACGCGCGGCACCATCGTCGGCGGCAACTTCTCGAACGCTGGCACGATCCTGGCGCCGTACAAGTCGAAGCAACAGGAGGCCGGCGTCAAGGTCGACTGGGGCACCATCACTACCACCGCAGCGGTGTTCCAGATCGCCCGTCCCAGCCTGATCACCACGGCGGCCAATGCGCAGGCCTACGACGGCGAGCAGCGCAACAGGGGCCTGGAGCTGAACCTCTATGGCCTGATCCTGCCCGGGCTGCGCGGCATGGCGAGTGCGACGTTCATCAATCCCGAACTCACCAATCCGACCGACCCGACGCAGCGTGGCAATGCCGCGGCAGGCGTGCCTGACAAGGCGTTCTCTGCCGGGCTCGACTGGGATACGCCGTGGGTCCGCGGACTCGCGCTTAACGGTCGAGTGATCCACACCGGAAGCGCCTATCTCACGACGGCGAACACGCTGAGCTTCCCGGGCTGGACTCGTCTCGACATCGGCGCGCGCTACACCACGACGGCACTCACCGGCAAGCCGGTCACGTTCCGCGCCAACATCGAGAACGTCACCGGCGAGACCTACTGGCTCACCACCGGCACCTACGTCACCGTGGGCGCGCCGCGCACCTATCTGTTGTCCGCGGCGTTCGATTTCTGA
- a CDS encoding cobalt ABC transporter substrate-binding protein produces MNKLSLSIVALLGAVVPAQAHQIWIEQADGQALVRFGEFGENLREASPGLLDKFGKVTGTLLSAKGEQKAEASKTASGFKLPFTAAAGDSLVAEDASYPLYTWKQQDKDVRNWFYPAARLITGFAEQQPKLVLDLVPTGQPGQFKLVFKDQPKPKTKVTLTTQSGWAKEAHTDAQGLVSFDMPWKGVYVAEVSLNDKTAGERSGPKGAEPYDAVSYATTVTYEKADGLPPLPPAPRATPAAPSK; encoded by the coding sequence ATGAACAAGCTCTCTCTCTCGATCGTTGCGCTGCTCGGCGCCGTCGTGCCAGCGCAGGCGCATCAGATCTGGATCGAGCAGGCGGATGGCCAGGCTTTGGTGCGGTTCGGCGAGTTCGGCGAAAACCTGCGCGAAGCCTCACCCGGGCTGCTCGACAAATTCGGCAAGGTGACCGGCACGCTGCTGTCGGCCAAGGGTGAGCAGAAGGCGGAGGCGAGCAAGACCGCGAGCGGGTTCAAGCTGCCGTTCACCGCGGCGGCCGGTGACAGCCTCGTGGCCGAGGACGCGAGCTATCCGCTGTACACCTGGAAGCAGCAGGATAAGGACGTGCGGAATTGGTTCTATCCGGCGGCGCGGCTGATCACCGGTTTTGCCGAGCAGCAGCCGAAGCTGGTGCTCGACCTGGTGCCGACCGGGCAGCCCGGCCAGTTCAAGCTGGTGTTCAAGGATCAGCCGAAGCCGAAGACCAAGGTCACGCTGACGACGCAGTCGGGCTGGGCCAAGGAAGCGCACACCGACGCGCAGGGGCTGGTCAGCTTCGACATGCCGTGGAAGGGCGTCTACGTCGCCGAAGTCAGCCTCAACGACAAGACCGCTGGCGAGCGCAGCGGCCCCAAGGGGGCGGAGCCCTATGATGCGGTGAGCTACGCCACCACCGTCACTTACGAGAAGGCCGACGGCCTGCCGCCGCTTCCGCCCGCTCCGCGGGCGACGCCAGCCGCACCGAGCAAATGA
- a CDS encoding DUF3649 domain-containing protein: MITRAHRAQTIGPLIARIAAAAAGGYGIAALLSVAVLALPISKAQAVLTGQLASFAVCAAVVIWVFAARSALRAWIGLAVVAAVLAPLAWFAS; this comes from the coding sequence ATGATCACGCGGGCGCACCGCGCACAGACGATCGGCCCGCTGATCGCGCGCATCGCGGCGGCGGCGGCCGGCGGCTACGGAATCGCGGCGCTGCTCAGCGTTGCGGTGCTGGCGCTGCCGATCAGCAAAGCCCAGGCGGTGCTCACCGGTCAACTGGCCAGCTTCGCTGTGTGTGCGGCCGTGGTGATCTGGGTGTTCGCGGCGCGGAGTGCGCTGAGAGCATGGATCGGCTTGGCCGTCGTCGCCGCGGTGTTGGCGCCGCTGGCATGGTTTGCTTCCTGA
- a CDS encoding PepSY-associated TM helix domain-containing protein has protein sequence MSDLHTWTGLLLGWVLYAMFLTGTVSFFKEELSQWMRPELPRVTQALDPAVVAERVADEIGRIAPNATQWSIKLPEGRSNSVYAFWRLPIAQDPRGFGEGHFDAVTGRQVEARGTLGGDFFYRFHFQFYYMSPFWGRLLAGLAAMFMLIAIVAGVITHKKIFTDFFTFRWSKGQRSWLDAHNALSVFGLPFHVMITYTGLVTLMALYVPWGERAAIKTPAERQQLMAELSAFIQPGKPAAEAAPLGSIETMVRQAQVRWGTPDVGRVNAANPGNAAARIAVTRGDAGRVSMSPDYLEFDGVTGKLLTVHDHVGAAAETRGVLYALHIGRFSDLETRWLYFIVSFMGTAMVGTGLVMWTVKRRQKLPDPERPYFGFRLVERLNIASIAGLSIAMTAFLWANRLLPTAMAERAFWEIHVFFIVWGLTLLHALLRPARAAWVEQLWTAAALLALIPVLNAMTTLRPLWHSFAVGDWVFVGTDLMCWTLALLHAVLAIRTARHGARVRPPRGSATRHALPTMSSEAAT, from the coding sequence ATGTCGGACCTCCACACCTGGACCGGGCTGCTGCTCGGCTGGGTGCTGTATGCGATGTTCCTCACCGGCACGGTGTCGTTCTTCAAGGAGGAGCTGTCGCAGTGGATGCGGCCCGAGTTGCCGCGCGTGACGCAGGCGCTGGACCCGGCCGTGGTGGCGGAGCGCGTCGCCGATGAGATCGGCCGGATCGCGCCCAACGCGACGCAGTGGAGCATCAAGCTCCCCGAGGGGCGCAGCAACAGCGTCTATGCGTTCTGGCGGCTTCCGATCGCGCAGGATCCGCGCGGCTTCGGAGAAGGGCACTTCGACGCGGTGACCGGCCGTCAGGTCGAGGCTCGGGGAACACTCGGCGGCGATTTCTTCTACCGCTTCCATTTCCAGTTCTACTACATGTCGCCGTTCTGGGGGCGGCTGCTTGCCGGTCTGGCGGCGATGTTCATGCTGATCGCGATCGTCGCCGGCGTGATCACCCACAAGAAGATCTTCACCGACTTCTTCACCTTCCGCTGGAGCAAGGGCCAGCGTTCGTGGCTCGACGCGCACAACGCATTGTCGGTGTTCGGACTGCCGTTCCACGTGATGATCACCTACACCGGGCTGGTGACACTGATGGCGCTGTATGTGCCGTGGGGGGAGCGCGCCGCCATCAAGACGCCCGCCGAGCGCCAGCAACTGATGGCGGAGCTCAGTGCTTTCATTCAGCCCGGCAAGCCCGCCGCCGAAGCGGCGCCGCTCGGGTCGATCGAAACCATGGTGCGGCAGGCTCAGGTTCGGTGGGGTACGCCCGATGTCGGGCGCGTCAACGCGGCCAATCCGGGCAACGCGGCTGCCCGTATCGCGGTGACCCGCGGCGATGCCGGACGCGTATCAATGAGTCCGGACTACCTGGAGTTCGACGGCGTCACCGGAAAATTGCTCACCGTGCATGATCATGTCGGTGCTGCGGCCGAAACCCGCGGCGTGCTCTACGCGCTGCACATCGGGCGGTTCAGCGACCTCGAAACCCGATGGCTTTACTTCATCGTCAGCTTCATGGGCACCGCGATGGTCGGTACCGGTCTGGTGATGTGGACAGTGAAGCGACGGCAGAAGCTGCCTGATCCAGAGCGGCCGTATTTCGGATTCCGTCTGGTCGAGCGGCTCAACATTGCCAGCATCGCCGGGCTGTCGATCGCCATGACGGCGTTCCTGTGGGCCAACCGTCTGTTGCCGACCGCGATGGCGGAGCGGGCGTTCTGGGAAATCCATGTGTTCTTCATCGTCTGGGGGCTGACCTTGCTCCACGCACTGTTGCGGCCGGCGCGAGCGGCCTGGGTCGAGCAGCTATGGACGGCCGCTGCGTTGTTGGCGTTGATCCCGGTGCTCAACGCGATGACGACGCTGCGTCCGCTGTGGCACAGCTTCGCTGTCGGGGATTGGGTGTTCGTCGGCACGGATCTGATGTGCTGGACGCTGGCGCTGCTGCATGCCGTGCTGGCGATCCGCACCGCGCGTCACGGCGCGCGGGTTCGCCCGCCGCGCGGCTCGGCGACACGCCACGCGCTCCCAACGATGTCGAGCGAGGCGGCAACATGA
- a CDS encoding DUF3325 domain-containing protein yields MSHALAQALCLVGFTALAFAMRRPQHEILRRSLRRPVVLVLRAIGACLLAIALAVLVAVSGWGFGLVKFSGHTTLAAALVYCALIGYGRRAGLRQ; encoded by the coding sequence ATGAGCCACGCGCTCGCTCAAGCCCTTTGTCTGGTGGGCTTCACTGCGCTCGCATTCGCTATGCGCCGCCCGCAGCACGAGATCCTGCGTCGCTCGCTGCGGCGGCCCGTCGTGCTCGTCCTGCGCGCGATCGGCGCTTGCTTGCTGGCGATCGCGCTTGCCGTGCTGGTTGCCGTATCCGGCTGGGGCTTCGGTCTGGTCAAATTCAGCGGCCATACCACGCTGGCGGCTGCGCTGGTGTACTGCGCGCTGATCGGTTACGGCCGCCGGGCCGGATTGCGTCAATGA
- a CDS encoding methyl-accepting chemotaxis protein yields the protein MHKLADGFEVAIGKVIETVFLASSSLESSAGSLTHTAETSRQLTIATASVSSEVSACVGTVAASAEQLLASVDDIGRRIEESTTMTAAAVQQTRQTSEHVLQLARAGDRIGDIVGMIQTIARQTNLLALNATIEAARAGDAGRGFAVVAFEVKALAEQTAKATHDIQRQVADIQQATRSSASSIDEIVGLIERVSETIATISAAIEKQGLETRTMSDHVAKAASETVHVGTSIERVQRGAEHVESASRDVFAAAQSLANDSNVLRREVANFLGSVRSA from the coding sequence ATGCACAAGCTGGCCGACGGCTTCGAGGTCGCGATCGGCAAGGTGATTGAAACGGTGTTTCTGGCGTCGAGCTCGCTTGAGTCGTCGGCGGGCTCGCTGACCCACACCGCCGAGACGTCGCGCCAGCTCACGATCGCCACCGCTTCGGTCTCGTCCGAGGTGAGCGCCTGTGTGGGCACGGTTGCGGCGTCGGCCGAGCAACTACTCGCTTCGGTCGACGACATCGGCCGGCGGATCGAGGAGTCGACAACGATGACGGCCGCAGCCGTGCAGCAGACCCGGCAGACCAGCGAGCACGTGCTGCAGCTCGCACGCGCTGGCGATCGCATCGGCGACATCGTCGGGATGATCCAGACCATCGCCCGGCAGACCAACCTGCTCGCCCTGAACGCCACCATCGAAGCCGCACGGGCCGGCGACGCGGGGCGCGGTTTCGCCGTGGTCGCCTTCGAAGTCAAAGCCCTTGCCGAGCAGACCGCCAAAGCGACGCACGACATTCAGAGGCAGGTCGCGGATATCCAGCAGGCGACCCGTTCGTCGGCAAGCTCGATCGACGAGATCGTCGGCCTGATCGAACGCGTCTCCGAAACAATTGCGACAATTTCGGCCGCGATCGAGAAGCAGGGCCTCGAGACGCGGACCATGTCGGACCACGTGGCGAAGGCCGCGAGCGAGACGGTCCATGTCGGGACCAGCATCGAGCGGGTGCAGCGCGGCGCCGAACATGTCGAAAGCGCCTCGCGCGACGTGTTCGCTGCGGCGCAGTCGCTGGCGAACGACAGCAACGTGCTGCGGCGGGAAGTCGCCAATTTCCTCGGCTCGGTGCGTTCGGCCTGA
- a CDS encoding class II aldolase/adducin family protein, translating to MSPAEAARLREVPSDMTEAEWEQRVNLAACYRLVALYGWDDLVDTHISARVPGPEHHFLINPYGLMFDEITASSLVKVDLDGNQLTESPYKINPAGFTIHSAIHEVREDAGCVIHLHTPDGTAVASCMDGLLPINQTAHFVTGDLAYHDYEGVALDHDERPRLQRDLGDKNHMLLRNHGTLTVGRTVASAFERMYHLERACTMQVRTKMLGPTAYALEQMVIDKNHDLIANRDAMELRSTKLVWPPLLRKLDRIDPSYRS from the coding sequence ATGTCCCCAGCCGAAGCCGCACGCCTGAGAGAAGTCCCCTCCGACATGACCGAGGCCGAATGGGAGCAGCGGGTCAATCTCGCTGCCTGCTATCGCCTGGTCGCGCTGTACGGCTGGGACGATCTGGTCGACACCCACATTTCGGCCCGGGTGCCCGGCCCCGAGCATCACTTCCTGATCAATCCCTACGGGCTGATGTTCGACGAGATCACCGCCTCGAGCCTGGTGAAGGTCGATCTCGACGGCAACCAGCTCACCGAGAGCCCGTACAAGATCAACCCGGCCGGATTCACCATCCATTCGGCGATCCATGAGGTCCGTGAGGACGCCGGCTGCGTCATCCATCTACACACGCCGGACGGTACCGCGGTGGCGAGCTGCATGGACGGCCTGCTGCCGATCAACCAGACCGCGCATTTCGTCACCGGCGACCTCGCCTATCACGACTATGAAGGCGTCGCGCTCGATCATGACGAGCGGCCGCGGCTGCAGCGCGATCTCGGCGACAAGAACCACATGCTGCTCCGCAATCACGGGACGCTGACGGTCGGCCGCACCGTCGCGTCGGCTTTCGAACGGATGTATCATCTCGAGCGCGCCTGCACGATGCAGGTCCGCACCAAGATGCTCGGCCCGACGGCGTACGCGCTCGAGCAGATGGTGATCGACAAGAACCACGACCTGATCGCCAATCGCGACGCGATGGAGCTGCGCTCCACCAAGCTGGTGTGGCCGCCGCTGCTGCGCAAACTCGACCGCATCGATCCGAGCTATCGGAGCTGA